A genomic window from Pseudogulbenkiania sp. MAI-1 includes:
- a CDS encoding LysR substrate-binding domain-containing protein: METRWLEDFLVLAETASFTRSAQARHLTQPAFSRRIRALEGWIGTELIDRTSYPTRLTPAGEVFREHAAAMLNQIHATRALLQGMRPLPEDTLELAVPHTLSFSFFPKWLTRVEQGFGQLSCRLQASNVHDALLAFVEGGSDLLMCYHHPKQPVELEDGRYLGLRLGVERLRPYARADRQRQPRFVLPGTAASPVPFLGYASSAYFRLMTEQILTDAPEPCHLHLRYETDMAEGLKNMVLEGHGVAFLPQSAVAREVRYGQLAPAADERWGVDMEIRLYRSKKRSRPVLEAFWQYLSGEYPAI, encoded by the coding sequence ATGGAAACACGATGGCTGGAAGATTTTCTGGTGCTGGCGGAAACCGCCAGCTTCACCCGCTCGGCCCAGGCGCGCCACCTGACCCAGCCGGCGTTCTCGCGCCGCATCCGCGCGCTGGAGGGCTGGATCGGCACCGAGCTGATCGACCGCACCTCGTACCCGACACGGCTGACGCCCGCCGGCGAGGTATTCCGCGAGCACGCCGCCGCCATGCTCAACCAGATCCACGCCACGCGCGCGCTGCTGCAGGGCATGCGCCCGCTGCCGGAAGACACGCTGGAGCTGGCGGTGCCGCACACGCTGTCGTTCTCGTTCTTTCCCAAGTGGCTCACCCGGGTGGAACAGGGCTTCGGTCAGTTGTCGTGCCGGCTGCAGGCGAGCAACGTGCACGATGCGCTCTTGGCCTTCGTCGAAGGCGGCAGCGATCTCCTGATGTGCTACCACCACCCCAAGCAGCCGGTGGAACTGGAAGACGGCCGCTACCTCGGCCTCCGGCTCGGCGTGGAGCGGCTGCGTCCCTACGCCCGCGCCGACCGCCAGCGTCAGCCGCGCTTCGTCCTGCCCGGCACGGCGGCCTCCCCCGTACCCTTCCTCGGCTACGCCTCCAGCGCCTACTTCCGGCTGATGACCGAGCAGATCCTGACCGACGCGCCGGAACCCTGCCACCTGCACCTGCGCTACGAGACCGACATGGCGGAAGGGCTGAAGAACATGGTGCTGGAGGGCCACGGCGTGGCGTTCCTACCGCAGAGCGCGGTGGCGCGCGAGGTGCGCTACGGCCAGCTCGCGCCGGCCGCCGACGAGCGTTGGGGGGTGGACATGGAGATCCGCCTCTACCGCAGCAAGAAGCGCAGCCGGCCGGTGCTGGAGGCGTTCTGGCAGTATCTCTCCGGCGAATACCCCGCCATCTGA
- a CDS encoding sensor domain-containing diguanylate cyclase encodes MKWLYPAAWLLWLVLCALIGVAFASRAVHQAEGELERLAGRLADEISQRLNVNEAQLDSYAGFSTFGLHQGTLTEHGLLLRKFKRYPAIVLGLRVRHVTAAERGAFEHELAAKTGRPVIIHGYDPARQPPRYPLAEGSDHYPVVSMVTAGELPPLFSPALGMDLARIDFLYDALRQSLQRELPALSRPFALADGRLGYLMIRPADEVVLQPVPTLQANHQFVALVLSTESLLPSALELPTGLRVQLWHQRYRQQDPQGRFLDAGSEVRSPLETLLFPRLELTRSSGGSTPSLMLKASWQLGWAQISLFEWLVMALLALVLLAVLLSCVNALLRRYVDQVAREQELFYLGNHDALTGLANRNLFEDRLQHAISRVRRNGKRLALLFLDMDRFKPVNDTYGHAAGDRVLQLIAARLNVVLRSEDTVARLGGDEFVVLIEDVESELDVESVRERLQLALQEPYEIDDGTVSLGVSIGTAFYPDDGVLIEDLLGTADRTMYHAKQKAAVG; translated from the coding sequence ATGAAATGGTTGTACCCGGCGGCCTGGCTGCTCTGGTTGGTGCTGTGTGCGCTGATCGGGGTCGCGTTTGCCAGCCGCGCCGTTCATCAGGCAGAAGGCGAGCTCGAGCGCCTCGCCGGCCGGCTGGCCGACGAGATTTCGCAGCGGCTGAACGTCAACGAGGCGCAGCTCGACAGCTACGCCGGCTTCTCCACCTTCGGCCTGCATCAGGGCACGCTGACCGAGCACGGCCTGCTGCTGCGCAAGTTCAAGCGCTATCCCGCCATCGTGCTGGGGCTGCGGGTGCGGCACGTCACGGCGGCCGAGCGGGGCGCGTTCGAGCACGAGCTGGCGGCCAAGACCGGCCGTCCCGTCATCATCCATGGCTACGATCCGGCGCGGCAGCCGCCGCGCTATCCGCTGGCCGAGGGCAGCGATCATTATCCGGTGGTGTCGATGGTGACGGCCGGCGAATTGCCGCCGTTGTTTTCCCCGGCGCTGGGGATGGACCTCGCCCGCATCGATTTTCTGTACGACGCCTTGCGCCAGTCGCTGCAGCGCGAACTGCCGGCCTTGTCGCGGCCGTTCGCGCTGGCCGACGGGCGTCTGGGCTACCTGATGATCCGTCCTGCCGACGAGGTCGTATTGCAGCCGGTGCCGACGCTGCAGGCCAACCACCAGTTCGTGGCGCTGGTGCTCAGCACCGAGTCTTTGCTGCCGTCCGCGCTGGAGCTGCCCACCGGCCTGCGCGTGCAGCTGTGGCACCAGCGTTACCGCCAGCAGGATCCGCAGGGCCGCTTCCTCGATGCCGGCAGCGAGGTGCGCAGCCCGCTCGAGACGCTGCTGTTTCCGCGCCTGGAGCTGACCCGCAGCAGCGGCGGCTCGACCCCCAGCCTGATGCTGAAAGCCAGCTGGCAGCTGGGCTGGGCGCAGATCAGCCTGTTCGAGTGGCTGGTGATGGCGCTCTTGGCGCTGGTGCTGCTGGCGGTGTTGCTGTCCTGCGTCAATGCCCTGTTGCGCCGCTATGTCGATCAGGTGGCGCGCGAACAGGAGCTGTTCTACCTGGGCAACCACGACGCGTTGACCGGGCTGGCCAACCGCAACCTGTTCGAAGACCGCCTGCAGCACGCCATCAGCCGGGTGCGGCGCAACGGCAAGCGGCTGGCGTTGCTGTTCCTCGACATGGACCGCTTCAAGCCGGTGAACGACACCTACGGCCACGCCGCCGGCGACCGCGTGCTGCAGCTGATCGCGGCCCGGCTCAACGTGGTGTTGCGCAGCGAGGACACCGTGGCCCGGCTGGGCGGGGACGAGTTCGTGGTGCTGATCGAGGATGTCGAGTCCGAGCTGGACGTCGAGAGCGTGCGCGAGCGGCTGCAGCTCGCGCTGCAGGAGCCGTACGAGATCGACGACGGCACGGTGTCGCTGGGGGTCAGCATCGGCACCGCCTTTTATCCGGACGACGGTGTGTTGATCGAGGATCTGCTCGGCACCGCCGACCGTACCATGTACCACGCCAAGCAGAAGGCGGCGGTGGGCTGA
- a CDS encoding DUF3460 family protein, with protein sequence MYQSEFTDFMTEFLDKNPQVDSERRELRLTWWDRKVDLDDQRRWKEARVPQKPYVYQPE encoded by the coding sequence ATGTACCAGTCCGAATTCACCGATTTCATGACCGAATTTCTCGACAAGAACCCGCAAGTGGACAGCGAGCGCCGTGAGCTGCGCCTGACCTGGTGGGACCGCAAGGTCGATCTCGACGACCAGCGCCGCTGGAAAGAGGCGCGCGTGCCGCAGAAGCCCTACGTCTACCAGCCGGAGTAA
- a CDS encoding class I SAM-dependent methyltransferase — translation MTSRTVPLDTPLHDYLMDIGVTEHPVMAELRAFTAGHRLAKMQIAPEQGQFMAWLAQLIGARRYLEIGVFTGYSALAVALALPEDGEVVACDVSETFTAIAREYWRKAGVDQRIRLVLQPALATLEALLAEGRAGSFDLVFIDADKPSYPDYFEACLKLVRPGGVIAIDNIFLSGRVVAPRPDDPPGVHIMHAFNAGLKHDPRIRLTVLPVGDGLTLATRL, via the coding sequence ATGACCAGCCGCACCGTACCGCTCGATACTCCCCTGCACGACTACCTGATGGACATCGGCGTCACTGAACACCCGGTGATGGCCGAGCTGCGCGCCTTCACCGCCGGCCACCGCCTGGCCAAGATGCAGATCGCCCCGGAGCAGGGCCAGTTCATGGCCTGGCTCGCGCAGCTGATCGGCGCGCGCCGCTACCTGGAGATCGGCGTGTTCACCGGTTACAGCGCGCTGGCGGTGGCGCTGGCGTTGCCGGAGGACGGCGAGGTGGTGGCCTGCGACGTCAGCGAGACCTTCACCGCCATCGCCCGTGAGTACTGGCGGAAGGCCGGCGTCGATCAGCGCATCCGGCTGGTGCTGCAGCCGGCGCTGGCGACCTTGGAAGCGCTGCTGGCCGAAGGCCGCGCCGGCAGCTTCGACCTGGTCTTCATCGACGCCGACAAGCCGTCCTACCCGGACTACTTCGAGGCCTGCCTGAAGCTGGTGCGGCCGGGCGGCGTGATCGCCATCGACAACATCTTCCTCAGCGGCCGCGTGGTGGCGCCGCGCCCGGACGATCCGCCCGGCGTGCACATCATGCACGCCTTCAACGCCGGCCTGAAGCACGATCCGCGCATCCGGCTCACGGTGCTGCCGGTGGGCGACGGGCTGACGCTGGCCACCCGTCTGTGA
- a CDS encoding biopolymer transporter ExbD: MLSFWSDAVTRYAAMLNRRPRRQMNQMNVVPYIDVMLVLLVIFMVTTPLFTPGVIDVPSVSRAAALDVQPLEVIVEAGNAIQLKADGKETRLGSKEELVKHLRALNATERPVAISADQNLKYSEVVAIADDLHKAGIKRVALTVKQGK, from the coding sequence ATGCTATCATTCTGGTCCGACGCCGTTACCCGCTACGCTGCCATGCTCAACCGCCGCCCCCGCCGCCAGATGAACCAGATGAACGTCGTGCCCTATATCGACGTGATGCTGGTGTTGCTGGTGATTTTCATGGTCACCACGCCGCTGTTCACCCCCGGCGTGATCGACGTGCCGAGTGTATCGCGCGCCGCCGCGCTGGATGTCCAGCCGCTGGAGGTGATCGTCGAGGCCGGCAACGCCATCCAGCTCAAGGCCGACGGCAAGGAAACCCGGCTGGGCAGCAAGGAAGAGCTGGTCAAGCACCTGCGTGCGCTGAACGCCACCGAGCGCCCGGTGGCCATCTCGGCCGACCAGAACCTCAAGTATTCCGAGGTGGTGGCGATCGCCGACGATTTGCACAAAGCCGGCATCAAGCGCGTGGCACTGACGGTGAAGCAGGGCAAATGA
- a CDS encoding cell envelope integrity protein TolA, producing MIAVADNRNSPWPIVLSLLLHATVVLLLVLGGLSSSEKPQETPVAVELWSSAPPPPPQSVVVPVPQPQPPKVVPAPVEPPRAEVNLGEKRKPLPEKKPEPKPEPKPEPEKKPAPAPKLAEKTPPNKIAKADAAPAEKRTAQKAAELPPAKGSKPAPRYNPDADDLLADLNSSNTTKKGNARSDQAGQKSGVVGGSTNGTSLNLDGYASKVQAKVRPLVQIPPELSGNPKAVVQVTLLPSLEVRAVRLLASSGNTAYDEAVQRAIWETKTFPALPAGASFTDFRQLRLEFRPH from the coding sequence ATGATCGCCGTGGCCGACAACCGCAACTCGCCGTGGCCCATCGTCCTGTCGCTGCTGCTGCACGCCACGGTGGTGCTGCTCTTGGTGCTGGGCGGGCTCAGTTCGAGCGAGAAGCCGCAGGAAACCCCGGTGGCGGTCGAGCTCTGGAGCAGCGCGCCGCCGCCTCCGCCGCAGAGCGTGGTCGTGCCCGTGCCCCAGCCGCAGCCGCCCAAGGTCGTGCCGGCGCCGGTCGAGCCGCCGCGCGCCGAAGTCAACCTCGGCGAGAAGCGCAAGCCGCTGCCGGAGAAGAAGCCGGAACCCAAGCCCGAGCCGAAACCGGAGCCGGAAAAGAAACCCGCCCCGGCGCCCAAGCTGGCCGAGAAGACGCCGCCCAACAAGATCGCCAAGGCGGACGCCGCTCCGGCCGAGAAGCGCACCGCGCAGAAGGCCGCCGAGCTGCCGCCGGCGAAGGGCAGCAAGCCGGCACCGCGCTACAACCCCGACGCCGACGACCTGCTGGCCGACCTCAACAGCAGCAACACGACGAAGAAGGGCAACGCCCGCAGCGACCAGGCCGGCCAGAAGAGCGGCGTGGTGGGTGGTTCGACCAACGGCACCTCGCTGAACCTGGACGGCTACGCCAGCAAGGTGCAGGCCAAGGTAAGACCGCTGGTGCAGATTCCGCCTGAGCTGTCGGGCAACCCGAAGGCCGTGGTGCAGGTGACGCTGCTGCCGTCGCTGGAAGTGCGCGCGGTGCGCCTGTTGGCGTCGAGCGGCAACACGGCCTACGACGAGGCGGTGCAGCGCGCGATCTGGGAGACGAAGACCTTCCCGGCGTTGCCGGCCGGCGCCAGCTTTACCGATTTCCGCCAGCTCAGGCTGGAATTCCGCCCCCATTGA